CCCTAATTCTATATTAAAATCCTTCTATGTAATGGGAGGTTATATAGTTTTCATAAATAAAAATTCAACTAGAATAGAAATAACCTCTAATATATACAAAAGTTTAATTATTGATTTTTTAGTATATGGTCTGCAATTCGCTCAAAGTAATTATTGGCTTATTAAAATATCAGAAGAAAATTACAATACATTATCTTTGGTCTTTCTGGGAACGAATAAAAAAAATTACGATTTATTTATTGATGGTATAAAAAAGGAAAAAAACAAATCTTATTTTCTTTTAACTAAAGGTTATCATAATATTACTTACACAGATAAAAATGTAATAAAACTAAGTGATACAATTAAAATATTAAATTCAGAAGAAAATTTTACATTCAATTTTTCAGAGATTTTTTCTGAAAAAATTATTATTAAAACCAATCCATCTGGAGCAAGAGTATTCATAAATGGAATAGAAGAAAGTAAATCTAATTTAACTACCTTTAGAAATCCAGGTAAATATAAAATAAAACTTGTTTTGAATGGATATTACACTATTGATGATTACATAGAAGTAAAAAAAGGGAAAAATAATACCTTCAATTATCTTTTTACAAAAAGTCTGGCAAGTCTAAAAATTGATACTGAACCCGAAAACGTAAATATTACAATAAATGGAAAACCTATAAACGAAAAAGATATTGAATTTGATGCTCTCGGCACATATGTATTAGAAATTGAAAGGCCACAAATTAAGAAAATAGTAGATACTATCGTGGTTAATAATGGTGATAGATTAAGAAAAAAATATAATTTATTGATGCCTCTCGGTACTTTGCTTCTAATAATTAATCCAAGTGATGCTATTTTGAAGATTGATGGAAAAGAGATTGAGAAAAAAGACACACTGAAATTGGAAGAAGGAACTTACAATATAATGATAGAAAAGGATGGATATGAAAAATTCAGTGAACCCATCCACATAAAAGCAAATGAAATAAAAAAGAGAGTCATTAATCTTAAATCAATTTATGGATATCTATACATCACAGTTACCGCCCCCGGTTATAGAATTAATATAATTAAAGATAATAAGGTCATAAAAGAGGTATACAATAGAAATTTTGCAGATAGTTTATTAGTGGGGAAATATTTACTGGAAGTAACTTCGGGATCGAAATTTTATCCTTTTGTAGATACAATTGTTATCAGTAAAAATGTAACAAAAACAATCAATGTTAACTTAAAATTAAGGGATAGTTATGATGTAAATATAGTCAAAGTACTAACTCAAGGTAATGCAATTAAAAATTTAAGATTTCAGAAGAAAGGTTATTACTATGAAATTAATTATGACTTAAGTGATAACAACGATACAAAATACAATGTTAAACTATACTTAGTTGATAAATCACAAAAATATGAAAGACTGGTACCCTTAGAACACGTTTATGGTGATATTAATGAAGTGAAAGGTCCAGGTAAAAATAAAGTTATTAGATGGGATTTTATTAATGAATATCCTCAGGGTATAGAGAATAATAATTTATACCTTCTCCTTAAATCTGAAGTAATTAAGAAAAGAATACCGTGGTATATATATACTGCAATATTAGGGGGAACTGCTACTTATTTTATAATAAAAGGGAAACCACAAATTAATGTTGAGAAAGATAAATTACCACCTCCTCCTAAAAGACCATAAGTAAAATAATTTTATGTAATGAGTATGAATAAAAGATCAATTTTACTTTTATTTTTTTTCATATTAATGAATCACATTTGGGGACAAACCAAATGGTCTGAACTATGGTCGGGGTCACATCAATCGACAATAAATTGTGTGGTATTTTCACCCAATGACTCTATGATTGCTTCCGCAAGTAATGACAATTTAGTAAAAGTATGGAACGCTAACAACGGAAAATTATTATTCACATTACAACACTCGAATTGGATTAATATTGTAAAATTTAGCTATGATGGGCATTATATTGTTACAGGGAGTAAAGATAAAACTATTAAAGTATGGAATGCTACTAATGGTCAGCTTTTATGGATAGGATATCATTATGACCAGATTAATTCACTATCTATAAGTAACGATAATAAGTTTTTAGTATCGGGAAGTAACGATAATCTATTAAAAGTATGGGATCTATCTAAAGGAACTTTGAAATGGACGGGTTCACATTTAGGTGCAGTAACATCGGTTAAATTTAGCAGAGACGATTCAAAGATTGTATCTACAGGTAACGATAAAAAAGTTAAGGTTTGGGATGCAATATCAGGAAACTTAATTTGGGAAAGAGAACATATTAGAGCTGTTAATATATTAGCCGTTAACAAAATTTATGATATGTTGGCAACAGCAAGTATTGACGGGACTATATCTGTCTGGAATTTGAATACTGGTTATAAATTCTGGGAAGGAAAACATTCAG
This region of Rosettibacter firmus genomic DNA includes:
- a CDS encoding PEGA domain-containing protein, translated to MKLLLKILLITISINITITSQTKKLALVDVPQPIPYEYFQYIAKNVSAKDLYGIYFLTNIKDLRFGPPNSILKSFYVMGGYIVFINKNSTRIEITSNIYKSLIIDFLVYGLQFAQSNYWLIKISEENYNTLSLVFLGTNKKNYDLFIDGIKKEKNKSYFLLTKGYHNITYTDKNVIKLSDTIKILNSEENFTFNFSEIFSEKIIIKTNPSGARVFINGIEESKSNLTTFRNPGKYKIKLVLNGYYTIDDYIEVKKGKNNTFNYLFTKSLASLKIDTEPENVNITINGKPINEKDIEFDALGTYVLEIERPQIKKIVDTIVVNNGDRLRKKYNLLMPLGTLLLIINPSDAILKIDGKEIEKKDTLKLEEGTYNIMIEKDGYEKFSEPIHIKANEIKKRVINLKSIYGYLYITVTAPGYRINIIKDNKVIKEVYNRNFADSLLVGKYLLEVTSGSKFYPFVDTIVISKNVTKTINVNLKLRDSYDVNIVKVLTQGNAIKNLRFQKKGYYYEINYDLSDNNDTKYNVKLYLVDKSQKYERLVPLEHVYGDINEVKGPGKNKVIRWDFINEYPQGIENNNLYLLLKSEVIKKRIPWYIYTAILGGTATYFIIKGKPQINVEKDKLPPPPKRP